The Syntrophobotulus glycolicus DSM 8271 DNA window CTTTCCCAGAGCCCATTATTTTTTCGTTTTTTTCCATGTCTCGAATAATCGGAATACTGATCAGAGAGTCGAGAAAATGTTTGACAACGACATCTTTGGGTTCAGTGATTGCCGTTAAATTCATTCTTTCGTTCCAGTCCAGCAAAAGCTCTCCAAATTTCCAAAACTGGTCAAGCTGGAACAAAGACGGCTCAAAATCGGCCAATTCAGCTGATTTTGAGCTGAAGAGAGAAGAAAACTCCTTAAACACTGCCTGACATCCTCCTTTTTTGTTCTAAAAAGATCAATAGAACAGAAATATCAGCAGGATTAACACCACTGATACGGGACGCCTGTCCCAAATTCAAAGGACGTACCTCAAACAGTCTCTGACGGGCCTCGTTCGATAAACCTCTGACCTCATTGAAATCCAGATCCTGAGGAAGCAATCTTTCCTCTAACCGGTTAAACCTTTCTACTTCTTCCAGCTGCTTGCTGATATATCCCTCATATTTCAGTTGGATTACCGCTTCTTCAACAGTATCACTCTGATATTCCTTCAACTGGGGCATGAGTTCCAAAACAGATTGAAAATTAATTTCCGGCCTTTTAAATAAATCTTCAGCGCGAATACTGCCGCGCAGCGAAGTCGAACCAGCTTTAGCCAGTATTTCTCCTACCTTAATATCCATATTGGAAAAAAATGTATTATGGCTCATTTCCGTTATGGTCTCGAGCTCCATCTTTTTCTTCTGAAAATAGTTCCAGCGTTCATCAGAAACCAACCCAATCTCTCTTCCTTTAGGTGTAAGTCTAAGGTCGGCATTATCCTGACGCAGCAGCAGTCTGTATTCTGCCCGGGATGTCAAAAGTCTGTACGGTTCTTTGATTTCTTTGTTCACCAGGTCATCAATTAATACTCCCAGATATCCATCAGAGCGGCGAAGAATAAACGCTTCTTTATTCCGAACCTTTAAAGCGGCATTTATTCCGGCTAACAGGCCCTGAGCGGCTGCTTCCTCATAGCCTGAGGTCCCATTAATTTGTCCGGCGGTAAACAACCCAGGCCAATCTTTCAGCTCCAAAGTGAGAGAAAGCTGAAACGGTTTCACATAATCATATTCAATAGCATAACCCGGGCGGAGTATTTTAGCCTTCTCAAGACCAGGTATACTGTGAAAAAACCTCTGCTGTATCTCCTCCGGAAGACTTGTTGACATACCGGCCACATACAGCTCCTCACTATCAAACCCTTCCGGCTCCAAAAATAATTGATGAGCCTTGCGCTCAGCAAAACGCACCACCTTATCCTCAATTGACGGACAATACCGGGGACCTATTCCCTCAACTACACCCGTATAAAGAGGAGCCCGGTCTAAATTTTCCCTTATGATTTGATGACCTTCCTCTGTTGTATAACCTAGCCAGCAGGGAAGTTGTTTTTCAGGGTCACTGCCCCAAAACAGGCTTTCCGTAGGCATAAAGGAAAATCTGCGCTGAACCTCATCACCACATTGAAGAGCAAATTTACTGTAATCTACCGAATTCTTATGAATGCGCGGCGGTGTCCCTGTTTTAAACCGGCCTAACTGCACATCCATATCCTGAAGCTGCAAAGATAATGCAGAAGAAGTCAAATCCCCAGTCGGACCACCGTCATAAATTGCTTCACCAATGATAATGCGCGAACGAAGGTACGTGCCTCCGGTCAAAATTACAGATTCAGCCAAAAAACGGGCCCCTGTATTTGTGACAATACCGCAGACCTGATGATCAGCAATGAGTAACTTCTGGACCAGGGCCTGAACAAGAGTAAGGTTATCCTGCTGCAATACCGTTTTGAGCAAATGCAGATGATAAGCCCGTTTGTCGGATTGAACCCTTAGAGCGTGAACCGCAGGCCCCTTACCGGTATTCAGCATGCGAGCCTGTAAAGAAGTATCATCTGCAGTCAGAGCCATCTGGCCGCCTAAAGCATCAATCTCCCTGACCAAATGTCCCTTAGCGGGACCACCTACAGAAGGATTACAAGGCATATTTCCAATTTTATCCAAATTAAGCGTGACCAATAATGTCTGACAGCCCATTCTTGCCGAAGCTAAAGCCCCTTCACAACCTGCATGACCGGCGCCTATCACAATAACATCATACTTTCCGGCAACATATTCAATGATGTTCCTCACTGCTTTATCCTACTTCCCAATGCAAAATCTCGTAAAAATATTCGTCAAAAGATCTTCCTGGACATTATTTCCGGTGATCCTGGAAATACACTCCAAAGAGGCTCGGATATCTATCGACAATAAATCAATCGGTATGTTCAGAGCAAGAGAATTCAGGGCGGCATCAAGATGATTCAAACAATTTTTCATTTCAGAAATCTGCCTCAAATTCGAAAGCATTGGT harbors:
- the mnmG gene encoding tRNA uridine-5-carboxymethylaminomethyl(34) synthesis enzyme MnmG; the protein is MEYVAGKYDVIVIGAGHAGCEGALASARMGCQTLLVTLNLDKIGNMPCNPSVGGPAKGHLVREIDALGGQMALTADDTSLQARMLNTGKGPAVHALRVQSDKRAYHLHLLKTVLQQDNLTLVQALVQKLLIADHQVCGIVTNTGARFLAESVILTGGTYLRSRIIIGEAIYDGGPTGDLTSSALSLQLQDMDVQLGRFKTGTPPRIHKNSVDYSKFALQCGDEVQRRFSFMPTESLFWGSDPEKQLPCWLGYTTEEGHQIIRENLDRAPLYTGVVEGIGPRYCPSIEDKVVRFAERKAHQLFLEPEGFDSEELYVAGMSTSLPEEIQQRFFHSIPGLEKAKILRPGYAIEYDYVKPFQLSLTLELKDWPGLFTAGQINGTSGYEEAAAQGLLAGINAALKVRNKEAFILRRSDGYLGVLIDDLVNKEIKEPYRLLTSRAEYRLLLRQDNADLRLTPKGREIGLVSDERWNYFQKKKMELETITEMSHNTFFSNMDIKVGEILAKAGSTSLRGSIRAEDLFKRPEINFQSVLELMPQLKEYQSDTVEEAVIQLKYEGYISKQLEEVERFNRLEERLLPQDLDFNEVRGLSNEARQRLFEVRPLNLGQASRISGVNPADISVLLIFLEQKRRMSGSV